In Salmonella enterica subsp. enterica serovar Typhimurium str. LT2, a single window of DNA contains:
- the ygdP gene encoding putative invasion protein (NTP pyrophosphohydrolase; similar to E. coli putative invasion protein (AAC75869.1); Blastp hit to AAC75869.1 (176 aa), 94% identity in aa 1 - 176) has translation MIDDDGYRPNVGIVICNRQGQVMWARRFGQHSWQFPQGGINPGESAEQAMYRELFEEVGLSRKDVRILASTRNWLRYKLPKRLVRWDTKPVCIGQKQKWFLLQLMSADAEINMQTSSTPEFDGWRWVSYWYPVRQVVSFKRDVYRRVMKEFASVVMALQDNPPKLQSAPAYRRKRG, from the coding sequence GTGATTGATGACGATGGCTACCGCCCAAATGTAGGTATCGTAATTTGTAATCGTCAGGGGCAGGTGATGTGGGCCCGGCGATTTGGTCAGCACTCCTGGCAGTTCCCGCAGGGCGGGATAAATCCAGGGGAGTCGGCAGAACAGGCGATGTACCGGGAACTGTTTGAAGAAGTTGGGTTAAGCCGTAAAGATGTGCGGATCCTTGCTTCTACTCGCAACTGGTTGCGTTACAAGTTACCAAAACGTTTGGTGCGTTGGGACACAAAGCCGGTATGTATCGGCCAGAAACAAAAGTGGTTTCTTTTGCAGTTAATGAGCGCCGACGCCGAAATCAATATGCAAACCAGCAGTACGCCGGAGTTTGACGGCTGGCGCTGGGTAAGTTACTGGTATCCGGTTCGACAAGTGGTGTCATTTAAACGCGATGTCTACCGCAGGGTAATGAAAGAGTTTGCAAGTGTTGTCATGGCGCTTCAGGATAATCCCCCTAAGCTACAAAGCGCGCCTGCTTATCGACGTAAAAGAGGTTAA
- the ptsP gene encoding general PTS system enzyme I, transcriptional regulator with NPR and NTR proteins (similar to E. coli PTS system, enzyme I, transcriptional regulator (with NPR and NTR proteins) (AAC75868.1); Blastp hit to AAC75868.1 (748 aa), 94% identity in aa 1 - 748) has translation MLTRLREIVEKVASAPRLNEALNILVTDICLAMDTEVCSVYLADHDRRCYYLMATRGLKKPRGRTVALAFDEGIVGLVGRLAEPINLADAQKHPSFKYIPSVKEERFRAFLGVPIIQRRQLLGVLVVQQRELRQYDESEESFLVTLATQMAAILSQSQVTALFGQYRQTRIRALPAAPGVAIATGWQDATMPLMEQVYEASTLDTSLERERLTGALEEAANEFRRYSKRFAAGAQKETAAIFDLYSHLLSDARLRRELFAEVDKGAVAEWAVKKIIEKFAEQFAALTDNYLKERAGDLRTLGQRLLFHLDDSVQGPNAWPERFILVADELSATTLAELPQDRLAGVVVRDGAANSHAAIMVRALGIPTVMGADIQPSVLHRRTLVVDGYRGELLVDPEPVLIQEYQRLISEEIELSRLAEDDVNLPAQLKSGERVKVMLNAGLSPEHEEKLGSRIDGIGLYRTEIPFMLQSGFPSEEEQVAQYQGMLQMFNDKPVTLRTLDVGADKQLPYMPISEENPCLGWRGIRITLDQPEIFLIQVRAMLRANAATGNLSILLPMVTSIDEVDEARRLIERAGREVEEMIGYAIPKPRIGIMLEVPSMVFMLPHLANRIDFISVGTNDLTQYILAVDRNNTRVASIYDSLHPAMLRALSMIAQEAEKHGLDLRLCGEMAGDPMCVAILIGLGYRHLSMNGRSVARVKYLLRHIDFEDAQTLARRSLEAQMATEVRHQVAAFMERRGMGGLIRGGL, from the coding sequence ATGCTCACTCGCCTGCGCGAAATAGTCGAAAAAGTGGCCAGTGCGCCGCGTCTGAACGAGGCGCTGAATATTCTGGTCACGGATATCTGTCTTGCGATGGATACAGAGGTTTGCTCGGTTTACCTGGCCGATCATGACCGACGCTGTTATTACCTGATGGCGACGCGGGGGTTGAAAAAACCGCGTGGTCGAACCGTTGCGCTTGCGTTTGATGAGGGGATCGTCGGTCTGGTGGGCAGACTGGCGGAACCCATTAACCTTGCCGATGCGCAAAAACATCCCAGCTTTAAATACATTCCTTCGGTAAAAGAGGAGCGTTTTCGCGCGTTTCTCGGCGTGCCGATCATTCAGCGTCGCCAACTTCTCGGCGTGCTGGTCGTACAGCAGCGCGAATTGCGCCAGTACGATGAAAGCGAAGAGTCTTTCCTCGTCACGCTCGCTACGCAGATGGCGGCTATCCTGTCACAGTCGCAGGTCACAGCGCTGTTCGGGCAATACCGGCAGACGCGAATCCGCGCGCTTCCTGCGGCGCCGGGCGTGGCTATCGCAACGGGCTGGCAAGACGCGACCATGCCGCTGATGGAACAGGTTTACGAAGCGTCTACGCTGGATACCTCTCTTGAACGCGAACGACTGACCGGCGCTCTGGAAGAGGCGGCGAACGAATTCCGACGATACAGCAAACGCTTTGCCGCCGGCGCGCAAAAAGAGACGGCGGCCATTTTCGATCTGTACTCACACCTGCTTTCAGACGCCAGACTGCGTCGCGAACTCTTCGCCGAGGTCGACAAAGGCGCTGTTGCGGAGTGGGCCGTTAAAAAAATCATCGAAAAATTTGCCGAGCAATTTGCGGCGCTAACCGATAACTACCTCAAAGAACGTGCGGGAGACTTACGCACGCTGGGGCAGCGGCTGTTATTCCATCTTGATGATTCAGTTCAGGGGCCAAACGCCTGGCCGGAACGTTTTATTCTGGTCGCGGATGAGCTGTCGGCGACCACCCTGGCGGAGCTGCCGCAGGACAGGCTGGCGGGCGTTGTGGTGCGCGACGGCGCGGCAAACTCGCATGCGGCGATTATGGTGCGCGCGCTCGGTATCCCGACCGTCATGGGCGCTGATATCCAGCCTTCGGTGCTACATCGCCGTACGTTGGTGGTGGATGGCTATCGCGGTGAATTACTGGTCGATCCTGAACCCGTGCTTATTCAGGAATATCAGCGGCTCATTAGTGAAGAGATAGAACTCAGTCGTCTGGCGGAGGACGACGTCAATCTTCCCGCCCAACTGAAAAGCGGCGAGCGAGTCAAAGTGATGCTGAATGCCGGGCTCAGTCCCGAGCATGAGGAAAAGTTAGGCAGTCGGATCGACGGTATCGGCCTGTACCGTACTGAAATTCCCTTTATGCTGCAAAGCGGGTTTCCCTCGGAAGAAGAGCAGGTGGCGCAGTATCAAGGGATGCTGCAAATGTTTAACGATAAACCGGTGACGCTGCGGACCCTGGATGTGGGAGCGGATAAGCAACTGCCCTATATGCCGATCAGCGAGGAGAACCCGTGTCTGGGCTGGCGCGGGATCCGCATTACGCTGGATCAGCCGGAGATCTTTTTGATCCAGGTCCGCGCGATGCTGCGCGCCAATGCGGCGACTGGCAACCTCAGCATTTTGCTGCCGATGGTCACCAGTATTGATGAAGTCGATGAAGCGCGGCGTCTGATCGAACGCGCCGGGCGCGAGGTCGAGGAGATGATCGGCTATGCGATCCCGAAACCGCGTATCGGCATTATGCTGGAAGTACCATCAATGGTATTTATGCTGCCGCATCTGGCTAACCGGATCGACTTTATCTCGGTCGGCACCAACGATTTAACGCAATATATCCTGGCGGTAGATCGCAACAATACCCGCGTGGCCAGTATTTACGACAGTCTGCATCCGGCTATGCTGCGCGCACTGTCCATGATCGCGCAGGAAGCCGAAAAACATGGCCTCGATCTTCGCTTGTGCGGCGAGATGGCGGGCGATCCGATGTGCGTGGCGATTCTTATCGGTCTGGGATATCGCCATCTTTCGATGAATGGCCGTTCGGTAGCGCGTGTGAAATATCTGCTGCGGCATATCGATTTTGAAGACGCGCAAACCCTTGCCAGACGCAGCCTTGAGGCGCAGATGGCGACCGAAGTGCGTCATCAGGTGGCGGCGTTTATGGAGCGCCGCGGGATGGGGGGATTGATTCGAGGAGGGTTGTAA
- the ppdA gene encoding prepilin peptidase dependent protein A (putative component in type IV pilin biogenesis; similar to E. coli prepilin peptidase dependent protein A (AAC75865.1); Blastp hit to AAC75865.1 (156 aa), 65% identity in aa 1 - 155) translates to MKKQQGYTLIETVVAMSLIIILSATGLYGWQRWQQQQRLWQTACQVRDYLLQLRGDAHWHNRDHILRVVSEGGSWCFVSSVATQTSCTPSSPFVFTPDWRDVVLADITPSLAFFGLRNTAWAGHIVLKNAAGEWRLVVSSWGRIRLCERNEAATCQ, encoded by the coding sequence ATGAAAAAACAACAGGGCTATACGCTCATTGAAACGGTGGTCGCGATGTCGCTCATTATCATTCTCAGCGCCACAGGACTTTATGGCTGGCAACGCTGGCAGCAGCAACAGCGCCTGTGGCAAACCGCATGTCAGGTGCGGGATTACCTGCTGCAACTTCGTGGGGACGCTCACTGGCATAACCGCGATCACATTCTTCGCGTGGTCAGCGAAGGCGGTTCATGGTGCTTTGTCAGCTCTGTTGCTACGCAAACATCGTGTACGCCATCTTCCCCCTTTGTGTTTACGCCCGACTGGCGTGATGTCGTCCTTGCCGATATCACGCCGTCGTTAGCCTTCTTTGGCTTGCGCAATACGGCATGGGCAGGGCACATCGTACTGAAAAACGCTGCCGGAGAGTGGCGTCTGGTCGTCTCCTCCTGGGGGCGAATCAGGCTATGCGAGCGTAACGAGGCCGCCACGTGTCAATAA
- the thyA gene encoding thymidylate synthetase (similar to E. coli thymidylate synthetase (AAC75866.1); Blastp hit to AAC75866.1 (264 aa), 96% identity in aa 1 - 264), with amino-acid sequence MKQYLELMQKVLDEGTQKNDRTGTGTLSIFGHQMRFNLQEGFPLVTTKRCHLRSIIHELLWFLQGDTNIAYLHENNVTIWDEWADENGDLGPVYGKQWRAWPTPDGRHIDQIATVLSQLKNDPDSRRIIVSAWNVGELDKMALAPCHAFFQFYVADGKLSCQLYQRSCDVFLGLPFNIASYALLVHMMAQQCDLDVGDFVWTGGDTHLYSNHMEQTHLQLSREPRALPKLVIKRKPDSLFDYRFDDFEIEGYDPHPGIKAPVAI; translated from the coding sequence ATGAAACAGTATTTAGAACTGATGCAAAAAGTGCTGGATGAAGGCACACAGAAAAACGACCGTACCGGCACCGGCACGCTTTCCATTTTTGGCCATCAGATGCGTTTTAACCTGCAGGAAGGCTTTCCTCTGGTGACGACGAAACGCTGCCATTTACGTTCAATTATTCACGAACTGCTATGGTTTTTGCAGGGCGATACCAACATCGCTTACCTGCACGAAAATAATGTCACCATCTGGGACGAATGGGCCGATGAGAACGGCGATTTAGGCCCGGTTTATGGTAAGCAGTGGCGTGCATGGCCAACACCGGATGGCCGCCATATCGATCAGATCGCCACGGTCTTAAGCCAGCTTAAAAACGACCCGGACTCTCGTCGTATTATCGTTTCTGCGTGGAACGTCGGCGAGCTGGATAAGATGGCGCTGGCGCCGTGTCACGCCTTTTTCCAGTTTTATGTCGCAGATGGAAAACTCTCCTGTCAGCTTTATCAGCGCTCCTGCGATGTGTTCCTCGGTCTGCCGTTCAACATTGCCAGCTACGCGTTACTGGTGCATATGATGGCGCAACAGTGCGACCTGGACGTCGGCGATTTTGTCTGGACCGGCGGCGACACGCACCTGTACAGCAACCATATGGAGCAGACGCACCTGCAATTAAGCCGTGAACCGCGCGCGCTGCCGAAATTGGTCATTAAGCGTAAACCCGATTCGCTTTTTGACTACCGGTTCGATGATTTCGAAATTGAAGGCTATGATCCGCACCCCGGTATTAAAGCGCCGGTCGCTATCTAA
- the recC gene encoding exonuclease V, subunit (similar to E. coli DNA helicase, ATP-dependent dsDNA/ssDNA exonuclease V subunit, ssDNA endonuclease (AAC75861.1); Blastp hit to AAC75861.1 (1122 aa), 88% identity in aa 1 - 1122), with amino-acid sequence MLRVYHSNRLDVLEALMEFIVERERLDDPFEPEMILVQSTGMAQWLQMTLSQKFGIAANIAFPLPASFIWEMFVRVLPDIPKESAFSKQSMSWKLMTLLPQLLDKDEFVLLRHYLTDDTDKRKLFQLSARAADLFDQYLVYRPDWLTQWEAGKTVEGLGEAQNWQAPLWKALVEYTAALGQPRWHRANLYQRFIQTLESATACPPGLPSRVFICGISALPPVYLRALQALGKHIEIHLLFTNPCRYYWGDIKDPAWLAKLMARQRRHSFEDRHLPLFRENQNPEALFNSDGEQDIGNPLLASWGKLGRDYIYLLSELENSQELDAFVDITPDNLLHRIQADILELESHAVAGVNLEEYSRSDNKRLLDPEDNSLSFHVCHSPQREVEILHDRLLAMLEADPTLTPRDIIVMVADIDSYSPFIQAVFGSAPTERYLPYAISDRRARQSHPVLQAFISLLSLPDSRFVSEDVLALLDVPVLAARFTINEEGLRYLRLWVNESGIRWGIDDDNVRELELPATGQHTWQFGLTRMLLGYAMESAQGEWQSVLPYDESSGLIAELVGHLASLLMQLNIWRRGLAQERPLEEWLPVCRDMFNDFFLPDADTEAAMTLIEQQWQAIIAEGVAAEYGDAVPISLLRDELAQRLDQERISQRFLAGPINICTLMPMRSIPFRVVCLLGMNDGVYPRQLAPLGFDLMSQKPMRGDRSRRDDDRYLFLEALISAQQTLYISYIGRSIQDNSERFPSVLVQELVDYIGQSHYLPGDETLTCDESEARVKAHITRLHTRMPFDAQNYQPGEQQSYAREWLPAASQSGKAHSDFVQPLPFTMPETLTLESLQRFWAHPVRAFFQMRLQVNFRSEESEIPDAEPFELEGLTRYQLNQQLLNTLVEEDDAERLFRRFRAAGELPYGAFGEIFWDAQCQEMQQLASRVIACRKPSQSLEVDLLCNGVQLTGWLPQVQEDGLLRWRPALISVAQGVQLWLEHLVYCASGGSGESRLFLRKEGEWRFPPLDKTQAMAYLAQLIEGYREGMSSPLLVLPESGGAWIKACYDAENDVMLDDDDTLQKARTKFLQAYEGNMMVSGEGEDIWYQRLWRQLESETLQAIIAQSRHYLLPLFRFNQSR; translated from the coding sequence ATGTTAAGGGTCTACCACTCCAATCGTCTGGATGTGCTGGAAGCGTTGATGGAGTTCATCGTCGAACGCGAGCGGCTGGATGATCCCTTTGAACCAGAAATGATTCTGGTACAAAGCACGGGTATGGCGCAGTGGCTGCAGATGACCCTTTCACAAAAGTTTGGTATTGCGGCGAATATCGCTTTTCCGTTACCGGCGAGTTTTATCTGGGAGATGTTTGTCCGCGTGTTGCCGGATATTCCCAAAGAAAGCGCTTTCAGCAAACAAAGCATGAGCTGGAAACTGATGACCTTGCTGCCGCAGTTGCTGGATAAGGATGAGTTTGTACTGCTGCGCCATTATCTGACCGACGACACCGATAAACGCAAACTCTTTCAGCTTTCCGCGCGCGCCGCCGACCTGTTCGATCAGTATCTGGTTTATCGGCCTGACTGGCTTACGCAGTGGGAAGCGGGAAAAACCGTGGAAGGTCTGGGAGAGGCGCAAAACTGGCAGGCGCCGTTGTGGAAAGCATTGGTGGAATATACCGCCGCGCTGGGGCAGCCGCGCTGGCATCGCGCCAATCTCTACCAACGCTTTATTCAAACGCTGGAAAGCGCGACCGCCTGCCCGCCAGGGTTGCCGTCCCGCGTTTTTATTTGCGGCATTTCCGCGTTACCGCCAGTGTATCTCAGAGCATTGCAGGCGCTGGGTAAACATATTGAAATCCATCTCCTTTTTACTAATCCGTGTCGGTATTACTGGGGGGATATAAAAGACCCAGCCTGGCTGGCAAAACTCATGGCTCGCCAGCGTCGTCACAGTTTTGAAGACCGTCATTTACCGTTGTTCCGTGAAAACCAGAATCCGGAAGCCTTATTTAACAGCGACGGTGAACAGGATATCGGTAATCCGCTACTGGCCTCATGGGGAAAACTGGGGCGGGATTATATCTACCTGCTATCTGAACTGGAAAACAGCCAGGAACTGGATGCGTTTGTTGATATTACGCCAGATAATCTTTTGCATCGGATTCAGGCGGATATTCTTGAACTGGAAAGCCATGCGGTGGCGGGCGTAAATCTTGAGGAGTATTCGCGCAGCGACAATAAGCGTCTGCTCGATCCCGAGGATAACAGCCTCTCTTTTCACGTTTGTCACAGCCCGCAGCGCGAGGTGGAAATACTGCACGATCGCCTGCTGGCGATGCTGGAAGCCGATCCGACGCTAACGCCGCGCGACATTATCGTTATGGTGGCTGATATTGACAGCTATAGCCCGTTTATCCAGGCGGTATTTGGTAGCGCGCCAACGGAGCGCTATCTGCCTTATGCCATTTCCGATCGGCGGGCGCGTCAGTCACATCCGGTGTTACAGGCATTTATCAGCCTGCTTTCGTTACCGGACAGCCGCTTCGTCTCCGAGGATGTTCTGGCGTTGTTAGACGTACCGGTATTGGCTGCCCGCTTTACGATCAACGAAGAAGGGCTGCGTTATTTGCGCTTGTGGGTCAATGAGTCAGGCATTCGCTGGGGAATTGACGATGACAACGTACGCGAGCTGGAACTTCCTGCCACGGGGCAGCATACGTGGCAATTTGGCCTGACGCGTATGCTGCTGGGGTATGCGATGGAAAGCGCCCAGGGCGAGTGGCAGTCGGTTCTGCCTTATGACGAATCCAGCGGTCTGATTGCTGAGCTGGTCGGGCATCTGGCTTCGCTGCTGATGCAGCTTAATATCTGGCGGCGCGGTCTGGCGCAGGAGCGACCGCTGGAAGAGTGGCTGCCCGTTTGTCGCGATATGTTCAATGATTTCTTCCTGCCCGATGCGGACACGGAAGCGGCAATGACATTGATTGAACAGCAGTGGCAGGCCATTATCGCCGAAGGCGTCGCGGCGGAATATGGCGACGCGGTACCGATTTCGCTACTGCGGGATGAACTGGCGCAGCGTCTGGATCAGGAACGTATTAGCCAGCGCTTCCTGGCGGGCCCCATCAATATTTGTACGCTGATGCCGATGCGTTCCATTCCGTTTAGAGTCGTTTGCCTGCTGGGAATGAACGACGGCGTATACCCGCGCCAGCTTGCGCCGTTGGGCTTTGACCTGATGAGCCAAAAACCCATGCGCGGGGATCGTAGCCGTCGCGACGATGACCGCTACCTGTTTCTGGAAGCGTTAATCTCGGCGCAGCAGACGCTGTATATCAGCTACATCGGTCGCTCCATCCAGGATAATAGCGAACGCTTTCCCTCTGTACTGGTGCAAGAATTGGTGGATTACATCGGACAAAGCCACTATTTGCCGGGCGACGAAACGCTGACCTGTGATGAGAGCGAAGCACGAGTCAAAGCGCATATTACGCGTCTGCATACCCGTATGCCTTTTGATGCGCAAAATTACCAACCCGGCGAACAGCAAAGTTATGCCAGAGAGTGGTTGCCCGCGGCGAGTCAGTCGGGAAAAGCGCATTCTGACTTTGTGCAGCCGCTTCCTTTTACGATGCCGGAAACATTGACTCTGGAAAGTCTGCAGCGTTTTTGGGCCCATCCGGTACGCGCATTTTTTCAGATGCGGCTTCAGGTTAATTTCCGCTCGGAAGAGAGTGAGATTCCTGATGCGGAACCGTTTGAATTAGAGGGATTGACGCGATATCAACTTAACCAACAGTTGCTCAATACGCTGGTTGAAGAGGACGACGCCGAACGCTTGTTCCGCCGTTTCCGGGCTGCGGGAGAGTTGCCTTACGGCGCGTTTGGCGAAATATTCTGGGATGCGCAATGTCAGGAGATGCAGCAACTGGCAAGCCGGGTCATCGCCTGCCGTAAGCCGAGCCAAAGCCTGGAAGTGGATCTGCTTTGCAATGGCGTTCAGCTAACCGGCTGGCTGCCGCAGGTACAGGAGGATGGATTATTGCGCTGGCGTCCCGCTTTAATCAGCGTGGCGCAAGGTGTGCAACTTTGGCTGGAACACCTTGTCTATTGTGCCAGCGGCGGTAGTGGCGAAAGTCGCCTGTTTTTGCGTAAAGAGGGAGAGTGGCGATTTCCGCCTCTTGATAAAACGCAGGCAATGGCTTACCTGGCGCAACTGATTGAAGGCTACCGGGAAGGCATGTCTTCTCCGCTATTGGTACTGCCGGAAAGCGGCGGCGCATGGATAAAAGCCTGTTATGACGCTGAAAATGATGTCATGTTAGACGACGATGATACTTTACAGAAGGCCAGGACAAAGTTTCTACAGGCTTATGAAGGCAACATGATGGTGAGCGGCGAAGGCGAAGATATCTGGTATCAACGTCTTTGGCGTCAGCTGGAATCTGAAACGTTGCAGGCTATCATTGCGCAGTCACGGCATTACCTGTTACCGCTGTTTCGTTTTAATCAGTCTCGTTGA
- the lgt gene encoding phosphatidylglycerol-prolipoprotein diacylglyceryl transferase (prolipoprotein diacylglyceryl transferase. (SW:LGT_SALTY)): MTSSYLHFPDFDPVIFSIGPVALHWYGLMYLVGFVFAMWLAVRRANRPGSGWTKNEVENLLYAGFLGVFLGGRIGYVLFYNFPLFLDNPLYLFRVWDGGMSFHGGLIGVILVMIIFARRTKRSFFQVSDFIAPLIPFGLGAGRLGNFINGELWGRVDPDFRFAMLFPGSRAEDIALLPSHPQWQPIFDTYGVLPRHPSQLYELALEGVVLFIILNLFIRKPRPMGAVSGLFLIGYGAFRIIVEFFRQPDAQFTGAWVQYISMGQILSIPMIIAGAIMMVWAYRRRPQQHVS; this comes from the coding sequence ATGACCAGTAGCTATCTGCATTTTCCGGACTTTGATCCGGTCATTTTCTCAATTGGGCCCGTCGCGCTTCACTGGTATGGCTTGATGTATCTGGTGGGGTTCGTTTTCGCGATGTGGTTGGCGGTGCGTCGCGCTAACCGTCCGGGAAGCGGTTGGACCAAAAACGAAGTTGAAAATTTACTCTATGCAGGTTTCCTGGGGGTCTTCCTGGGGGGACGTATTGGCTATGTCCTGTTTTATAACTTCCCTCTGTTTCTGGATAACCCGCTCTATTTATTCCGCGTCTGGGACGGCGGCATGTCCTTCCACGGCGGGCTTATCGGCGTGATACTGGTGATGATTATCTTCGCCAGGCGCACGAAGCGCTCGTTCTTTCAGGTGTCTGATTTTATTGCGCCGTTAATTCCGTTCGGCCTGGGCGCCGGGCGTCTGGGCAACTTTATCAACGGTGAATTGTGGGGGCGCGTCGATCCTGACTTCCGGTTTGCCATGCTCTTTCCTGGCTCACGCGCGGAAGATATTGCGCTGCTGCCGTCACATCCGCAATGGCAGCCTATTTTTGATACCTACGGCGTATTGCCACGCCACCCTTCCCAGTTGTATGAGTTGGCATTAGAAGGCGTGGTGCTGTTTATCATCCTTAATCTCTTTATTCGCAAACCGCGTCCGATGGGCGCAGTCTCCGGATTATTCCTGATTGGCTATGGCGCGTTTCGTATCATTGTTGAATTCTTCCGCCAGCCGGACGCGCAATTTACCGGCGCGTGGGTACAGTACATCAGCATGGGGCAGATTCTCTCTATCCCGATGATTATCGCTGGCGCGATCATGATGGTTTGGGCATATCGCCGCCGCCCGCAGCAACACGTTTCCTGA
- the ppdB gene encoding prepilin peptidase dependent protein B (putative component in type IV pilin biogenesis; similar to E. coli prepilin peptidase dependent protein B (AAC75864.1); Blastp hit to AAC75864.1 (187 aa), 67% identity in aa 3 - 187): MSITTRGFSLLEVVLAMAIGSILLLGSARFLPALQREIWHNTRQLSLEDEIWQRTYTVAKHLQRAGYCHGHCIGEGLHLAEQGQCVIVQWDGNNNGVWDTIPAKEADQTGFRMKDNVLETLRGATSCQGKGWEKMTDPNTVLITAFTVERRDITGFSPVLMLHLRGASKAEPQTVIDAQYSVTGFNL; the protein is encoded by the coding sequence GTGTCAATAACCACGCGGGGGTTCTCGCTACTGGAGGTTGTGCTGGCGATGGCGATCGGTTCCATTTTACTGCTTGGGTCCGCACGATTTTTACCGGCGCTACAACGCGAGATCTGGCACAACACGCGACAGTTATCGCTGGAAGATGAAATCTGGCAGCGAACCTATACCGTAGCGAAGCATCTTCAACGTGCGGGTTACTGTCATGGCCACTGCATTGGCGAAGGGTTACATCTTGCCGAACAGGGGCAATGCGTCATCGTTCAGTGGGACGGGAATAATAACGGGGTCTGGGATACCATACCGGCGAAAGAGGCCGACCAGACCGGGTTCCGTATGAAGGATAACGTTCTGGAGACATTACGCGGAGCAACATCTTGCCAGGGTAAGGGATGGGAAAAAATGACCGATCCCAATACGGTACTCATCACGGCGTTTACCGTTGAGCGCCGGGATATAACGGGATTCTCGCCAGTGCTCATGCTGCATCTGCGCGGCGCCAGCAAAGCCGAGCCTCAGACGGTTATTGACGCGCAATACAGCGTAACGGGATTTAATCTGTGA
- the ppdC gene encoding prepilin peptidase dependent protein C (putative component in type IV pilin biogenesis; similar to E. coli prepilin peptidase dependent protein C (AAC75862.1); Blastp hit to AAC75862.1 (107 aa), 69% identity in aa 1 - 106) — protein MSHPLNLQRGFSLPEVLVAMVLMVMIVTALSGYQRVLMHSFALRHQYLQIWRQAWQQTALYPFSPADDWKANRMQTTQSGCVSISVTMVSPSGRQGQMTRLHCPNR, from the coding sequence ATGTCGCATCCCCTGAATTTACAACGCGGGTTTAGCCTCCCGGAAGTTTTAGTGGCGATGGTTCTAATGGTAATGATCGTCACCGCGCTGTCAGGCTATCAGCGGGTATTAATGCACAGTTTTGCATTACGACACCAGTATCTCCAGATCTGGCGGCAGGCGTGGCAGCAAACGGCGCTGTATCCATTTTCGCCTGCTGACGACTGGAAGGCCAACCGGATGCAGACAACGCAATCGGGATGTGTCAGCATCAGCGTCACGATGGTTTCACCCTCTGGCAGGCAGGGGCAGATGACGCGCTTGCATTGTCCAAATCGTTAA
- the ygdB gene encoding putative periplasmic protein (similar to E. coli orf, hypothetical protein (AAC75863.1); Blastp hit to AAC75863.1 (121 aa), 52% identity in aa 1 - 121) has translation MNRERGASSLILALLILILGSLLLQGVNQQQASYAARVTTQSLAIQRQALVQSALEWGRGQLWSGVTEMECRRYSSSGARVCLRRLSGDEVVMAAQDDGMTLWRLGNVIQGSIVFSPHGWSDFCPLKEVALCRIP, from the coding sequence GTGAATCGGGAACGTGGCGCTTCTTCGCTAATACTGGCGCTTTTAATACTGATTCTGGGCAGTCTGCTACTGCAAGGCGTAAATCAGCAGCAGGCCAGCTATGCCGCCCGCGTGACGACGCAGAGCCTGGCGATACAACGCCAGGCGCTTGTGCAGTCGGCGCTGGAATGGGGACGGGGGCAGCTATGGTCAGGCGTAACCGAAATGGAATGTCGGCGCTATTCCTCTTCAGGAGCGAGAGTCTGTTTGCGGAGATTATCGGGGGATGAGGTGGTGATGGCGGCGCAAGATGACGGCATGACGTTATGGCGTTTGGGCAACGTCATTCAGGGAAGCATTGTCTTTTCTCCCCACGGCTGGAGCGATTTTTGTCCGTTAAAAGAGGTGGCGTTATGTCGCATCCCCTGA